In a single window of the Necator americanus strain Aroian chromosome X, whole genome shotgun sequence genome:
- a CDS encoding hypothetical protein (NECATOR_CHRX.G25533.T1) translates to MYHDICALSPEESFIRFIETNSEPRHSAEWLAKKKIETCIVHFSIYDDDDESCTLGSILYTAYRSTRIFCFDYALRATVELENRQRFIRDSGGIPVFHSVLQFQFVPVVKSVVDKSQRNSLPARFLKADQGKHVVDHQHLCDPKSECAQTFQVIQDLGDGKHRQFYLQLPPGTSLADVQITQALNTIPTMQFLTLADSSSFVTVQSNVSSSSSTPQSVVYAASTSCSKQNMPHNSAPLIQIADDDEISSEATFMVVSAPLTKEEEPLYVNARQYHRILKRRAARQKLEAEGRLPKKRQKYLHESRHQHALARVRGEGGKFDKGNKLHSNGTTTAPPSPAVPGTVTANEIVSVMETNQKRTRFLPVRELKPPTNSTVPNPYAAVDCGDGEEVF, encoded by the exons ATGTATCACGATATTTGCGCCCTTTCTCCTGAGGAAAGCTTTATACGTTTTATTGAGACTAACTCCGAACCACGACATTCAGCCGAGTGGctggcaaagaaaaaaattgagacatGCATAGTTCACTTCTCTATctacgacgacgacgacgaaagcTGCACTCTCGGATCAATCCTATACACTGCTTATCGCAGTACTCGgatcttttgttttgattatGCTCTTCGCGCTACTG TGGAATTGGAGAATCGCCAAAGATTCATAAGGGATTCCGGTGGCATTCCTGTATTTCACAGTGTACTCCAATTTCAGTTCGTACCAGTTGTAAA GAGCGTTGTCGACAAAAGTCAAAGGAACAGTTTGCCGGCTCGGTTTTTGAAAGCAGATCAAGGGAAGCATGTGGTTGACCATCAGCACTTATGTGATCCGAAGTCGGAGTGCGCCCAG ACGTTTCAAGTCATTCAAGACCTTGGCGATGGGAAACATCGACAGTTCTACCTCCAGCTTCCTCCTGGAACGTCCCTCGCTGATGTCCAG ATTACTCAGGCGTTGAACACCATTCCTACAATGCAGTTCCTGACATTAGCAGATTCCAGTTCTTTTGTTACGGTCCAAAGCAACGTGTCAAGTTCATCTTCTACACCCCAAAGTGTAGTGTATGCAG CGTCAACTTCTTGTTCAAAACAGAATATGCCACATAATTCCGCCCCTTTGATTCAAATTGCAGATGAT gatGAGATCTCTAGCGAGGCAACGTTCATGGTAGTTTCAGCACCACTAACAAAGGAAGAG GAGCCACTTTATGTAAATGCGCGACAGTATCATCGTATCCTTAAAAGAAGAGCGGCGAGACAGAAATTGGAAGCAGAAGGACGGTTGCCAAAGAAAAGACAA AAGTACCTGCACGAATCACGACATCAGCATGCACTTGCAAGAGTTCGTGGTGAAGGTGGCAAGTTCGACAAAG gTAACAAATTACATTCTAATGGAACTACAACTGCTCCTCCTTCCCCTGCTGTTCCTGGCACTGTGACTGCCAATGAGATTGTCTCTGTTATGGAAACAAACCAGAAGCGTACGCGTTTCCTTCCTGTTCGCGAGCTCAA
- a CDS encoding hypothetical protein (NECATOR_CHRX.G25533.T2) produces the protein MAMALRANNMSVVDKSQRNSLPARFLKADQGKHVVDHQHLCDPKSECAQTFQVIQDLGDGKHRQFYLQLPPGTSLADVQITQALNTIPTMQFLTLADSSSFVTVQSNVSSSSSTPQSVVYAASTSCSKQNMPHNSAPLIQIADDDEISSEATFMVVSAPLTKEEEPLYVNARQYHRILKRRAARQKLEAEGRLPKKRQKYLHESRHQHALARVRGEGGKFDKGNKLHSNGTTTAPPSPAVPGTVTANEIVSVMETNQKRTRFLPVRELKPPTNSTVPNPYAAVDCGDGEEVF, from the exons ATGGCCATGGCACTACGAG CCAATAACAT GAGCGTTGTCGACAAAAGTCAAAGGAACAGTTTGCCGGCTCGGTTTTTGAAAGCAGATCAAGGGAAGCATGTGGTTGACCATCAGCACTTATGTGATCCGAAGTCGGAGTGCGCCCAG ACGTTTCAAGTCATTCAAGACCTTGGCGATGGGAAACATCGACAGTTCTACCTCCAGCTTCCTCCTGGAACGTCCCTCGCTGATGTCCAG ATTACTCAGGCGTTGAACACCATTCCTACAATGCAGTTCCTGACATTAGCAGATTCCAGTTCTTTTGTTACGGTCCAAAGCAACGTGTCAAGTTCATCTTCTACACCCCAAAGTGTAGTGTATGCAG CGTCAACTTCTTGTTCAAAACAGAATATGCCACATAATTCCGCCCCTTTGATTCAAATTGCAGATGAT gatGAGATCTCTAGCGAGGCAACGTTCATGGTAGTTTCAGCACCACTAACAAAGGAAGAG GAGCCACTTTATGTAAATGCGCGACAGTATCATCGTATCCTTAAAAGAAGAGCGGCGAGACAGAAATTGGAAGCAGAAGGACGGTTGCCAAAGAAAAGACAA AAGTACCTGCACGAATCACGACATCAGCATGCACTTGCAAGAGTTCGTGGTGAAGGTGGCAAGTTCGACAAAG gTAACAAATTACATTCTAATGGAACTACAACTGCTCCTCCTTCCCCTGCTGTTCCTGGCACTGTGACTGCCAATGAGATTGTCTCTGTTATGGAAACAAACCAGAAGCGTACGCGTTTCCTTCCTGTTCGCGAGCTCAA
- a CDS encoding hypothetical protein (NECATOR_CHRX.G25533.T3) gives MAMALRVELENRQRFIRDSGGIPVFHSVLQFQFVPVVKSVVDKSQRNSLPARFLKADQGKHVVDHQHLCDPKSECAQTFQVIQDLGDGKHRQFYLQLPPGTSLADVQITQALNTIPTMQFLTLADSSSFVTVQSNVSSSSSTPQSVVYAASTSCSKQNMPHNSAPLIQIADDDEISSEATFMVVSAPLTKEEEPLYVNARQYHRILKRRAARQKLEAEGRLPKKRQKYLHESRHQHALARVRGEGGKFDKGNKLHSNGTTTAPPSPAVPGTVTANEIVSVMETNQKRTRFLPVRELKPPTNSTVPNPYAAVDCGDGEEVF, from the exons ATGGCCATGGCACTACGAG TGGAATTGGAGAATCGCCAAAGATTCATAAGGGATTCCGGTGGCATTCCTGTATTTCACAGTGTACTCCAATTTCAGTTCGTACCAGTTGTAAA GAGCGTTGTCGACAAAAGTCAAAGGAACAGTTTGCCGGCTCGGTTTTTGAAAGCAGATCAAGGGAAGCATGTGGTTGACCATCAGCACTTATGTGATCCGAAGTCGGAGTGCGCCCAG ACGTTTCAAGTCATTCAAGACCTTGGCGATGGGAAACATCGACAGTTCTACCTCCAGCTTCCTCCTGGAACGTCCCTCGCTGATGTCCAG ATTACTCAGGCGTTGAACACCATTCCTACAATGCAGTTCCTGACATTAGCAGATTCCAGTTCTTTTGTTACGGTCCAAAGCAACGTGTCAAGTTCATCTTCTACACCCCAAAGTGTAGTGTATGCAG CGTCAACTTCTTGTTCAAAACAGAATATGCCACATAATTCCGCCCCTTTGATTCAAATTGCAGATGAT gatGAGATCTCTAGCGAGGCAACGTTCATGGTAGTTTCAGCACCACTAACAAAGGAAGAG GAGCCACTTTATGTAAATGCGCGACAGTATCATCGTATCCTTAAAAGAAGAGCGGCGAGACAGAAATTGGAAGCAGAAGGACGGTTGCCAAAGAAAAGACAA AAGTACCTGCACGAATCACGACATCAGCATGCACTTGCAAGAGTTCGTGGTGAAGGTGGCAAGTTCGACAAAG gTAACAAATTACATTCTAATGGAACTACAACTGCTCCTCCTTCCCCTGCTGTTCCTGGCACTGTGACTGCCAATGAGATTGTCTCTGTTATGGAAACAAACCAGAAGCGTACGCGTTTCCTTCCTGTTCGCGAGCTCAA